The nucleotide sequence CAACAGAGAATCCGTCTTATGTTCGCTTTGATGTCACTGTTGCCGGTAAGGAAAACAGTGACTTAATCAGCCGCTGTCAGAAAGCGGTTGATGAGGACAAAAAAGTCTTACTGGGTTTCACATTAAGTCAGCCGTCTACCGGGATTTTTACGTTGAACAAGGGTGAGCATGCCGGTGAACAGCGTGTCAGTTTAAGAGCGCGGTTGATTAAAATTGACTGGATCAAAATCGGGCAGGAGATGGTTTATAAAGCTGAAAAACCTGAATCCGTGCCGCCTGTACAGAATAAGTCTTCGCAAAAGCATTATGCAGAGAATTCATTTTGACTGCCCCTGAAGTCTCTCCGGAGTGCATTTTTTCGGGGAATTTTTTTCATCTACATTTTGAAAGGGAAGTTACATGGCTTCACGCGGCGTGAATAAAGTGATACTTATTGGACGATTGGGACAAGAACCAGAGGTGCGTTATCGGCCAGAGGGTGATACAGTGGCGGTATTGTCACTGGCAACATCGGAAACCTGGCGGGACAGACAAACGGGTGAGCAGAAAGAGCGTACCGAATGGCATCGGGTGGTCATTTTCGGCAAACTGGCCGAAATTGCTGGTGAATATTTGAAAAAAGGCAGCCAGGTATATATTGAAGGTCAGTTGCGTACCCGTAAATGGTTTGACAAGGCGAGTGGGCAAGATCGGTATAGCACGGAGGTCGTGCTCAATCAGCAGGGTACGATGCAGATGTTAGGGGGGCGTAGTCAAAGTGAGCCTTCCCGTTCAAGTGGTCGGGAACAATCGCAATCCTCTTCGTCAGTGCCGCCCCGAGGAAGTGAACCACCAATCGATTTTGACGAGTTGATCCCTTTTTAGAGTTCACCTAAGAGTTAAAAGGTAAGTTTTTTTCTGTAATGCCCCGATTATACGGGGCTTTTTTGTTTTTTATAGTTGTGTAAAAAGTAAAAGTATCTTGCAGGCGAAAGTCTTGCCGCAGTAATTGGTATGTTTGATTGTGTGGCTATGGCGTACGTATGGGAGGGTGACTGAAGCACGGGAGCAACGTTGGATAAATGTGTCCCTAGACCTAGACAGTGGGAGCACGCAAGTATGCAGCAAGTGAACCTGAACGAGCTTCGTAAATTTCAGCCACACAGTGATACTGGGAAAGTGTGGTGTAGGGTGGTTCCGTCGAGTCTGTAGAACGGGGGCGAAGATCAGCGAATCATGACGGATTAACAACCAAATGAAGTCATGGCAGGGATCCGGGGTATTGAGGATGGGATGCATATATAGCACTGAATGGAACGAACGAGACCTCTACCTGTCATGGTCTAACCTATCGCGTAATCAACGATATAAGGTAACCGCTGAAATTCTGAGAGATGCAGGATAGAGGAGTCAGAGATCTTTCAATATCATTGAATTAAGACATTTGTCACGAAAATGGCTATTAAAACTCTCAATAAATTTGTTTTGTGTGAGCTTACCCAGCTGAGTGATTCTCAGTTCAGCACTGTTATGATAAGCCCATTGTTCGGGTGTACGGCAAGGTAAAATCAGGCCCCTTGGTCGGTCCTTATCACAACCGATACGGGTGTCACAGATCTCGGAGCAGGACTACGGAGACATTATCTTCAGGTACTGTCTTTTTGTTTATCATCCCACTGAACGCGTTGTGGAGAGAGGCTTCGGTCTGTATTTCGTGGATAAACCTATCATCGAAATGGGACCAGAAGCCATCAGTACACATAATGATGGCATCATGATATGTGCGTTCCCGTTCTGACCAGGTGAGTGTATGTTTGCTGTCAGCACCGGCAAACTGAGTGAGCTGGTTACGCAGCGGGTGGTCACGAAGTTTTTCTGCTGGGCAGTTTCCTCGGTCAATACAGCGCTGGGCCAGTGAATGGTCGGTGGTTCTGAAGCTGTGTGAGGGCCAGTAAATCCGTGTATCACCCAGAGTGGCATAGCGGTATTTTTCTTGATCAGACACGATAACCGCAATACTAGCCTTTCCCGGATAACAGTCATTACAGCTCAGGATCCGGAGGACTTCTCCGCACAGCTCGTTGCAGCAACTTCCGGTATTTTCCAGTGCATAAAGTTGTTCACCCAGCCAGTCAACATAATGCGGACTGGCATGGCAGTGGCTGAATCCATCTGCCATCACGGAGACCGAACATACACCAGTGTTGATAAAGAAAAATCTATCCAGCTGCTCGTCTCGTTGCCCCTGATGACACAGATACAGGCTATTTTGCAACATTCTGCCAACCTGTTACTAAGTCCCAAGGCAGGGATTTATAGAAATCCACAATACGTGTATAGGCGGTATCAAAGTCCATAAGTTCCCCTTCGACCTCGTCTTTCAGGAGTTCATATTCCCGTGAGGATCGTTCACGTATATCCACTCTGCCCAGGGTTTCGGGGTTGACCATTCCGTCTTCCAAGCGACCGGTGGATTTTTCCAGTAGTGTGGTCAGTATAGCCAATTTGTCCTTGTTTTCAGGTTGGATGCTGTCTAAAAGCAGATTGAGGTCGTAGATGTCCTGACGACGTGAACGGTTACGGACAATCTGCTGGATCACTGAACGAATTTTCTCGGCCACAAGATCCGTGAAGC is from Photorhabdus laumondii subsp. laumondii and encodes:
- a CDS encoding integrase core domain-containing protein encodes the protein MCDTRIGCDKDRPRGLILPCRTPEQWAYHNSAELRITQLGKLTQNKFIESFNSHFRDKCLNSMILKDL
- the ssb gene encoding single-stranded DNA-binding protein, which translates into the protein MASRGVNKVILIGRLGQEPEVRYRPEGDTVAVLSLATSETWRDRQTGEQKERTEWHRVVIFGKLAEIAGEYLKKGSQVYIEGQLRTRKWFDKASGQDRYSTEVVLNQQGTMQMLGGRSQSEPSRSSGREQSQSSSSVPPRGSEPPIDFDELIPF
- a CDS encoding STY4534 family ICE replication protein; translation: MSAITTENKYFNLNINGLGYLSNVRKVNGPNGSFFSAVINALSGPTENPSYVRFDVTVAGKENSDLISRCQKAVDEDKKVLLGFTLSQPSTGIFTLNKGEHAGEQRVSLRARLIKIDWIKIGQEMVYKAEKPESVPPVQNKSSQKHYAENSF
- a CDS encoding PP2C family protein-serine/threonine phosphatase; amino-acid sequence: MLQNSLYLCHQGQRDEQLDRFFFINTGVCSVSVMADGFSHCHASPHYVDWLGEQLYALENTGSCCNELCGEVLRILSCNDCYPGKASIAVIVSDQEKYRYATLGDTRIYWPSHSFRTTDHSLAQRCIDRGNCPAEKLRDHPLRNQLTQFAGADSKHTLTWSERERTYHDAIIMCTDGFWSHFDDRFIHEIQTEASLHNAFSGMINKKTVPEDNVSVVLLRDL